From one Streptomyces sp. ICC1 genomic stretch:
- a CDS encoding NACHT domain-containing protein, producing MDASVMGIRLASGVVTPLVKKLLRGEGAGADLVDRPVRISSYVSLREHRTLSRDDLRALADKLVDRALRAPGERPLPPGEEAGVAAALAATLHALGDLAMEDVQAVEMGPAAFAAALRRAAPATGLGRDAELFHDRLLELTCLHVLHFFTTRSTYIPRALVEQARRQAELIAKMDELLSRTTREDARDPGFETRYLAYLAQRHSSLTIFGIELPPGSARWPLDTAYVSLEVASLPRQRGGAEGPDAGAPRARTPGTAEEALAREPRVLLRGEAGSGKTTLIQRLTVSTAREAAEGGPVPYVLPLRSLTRYGERLPAPEDFLVATALKGQAPEGWESRVLSAGRGLILVDGIDEIPEAERARARDWLCDLLTAYPGNRWVVTSRPSAVRQDWLADEQFTELTLAPMNRADVAAFVTRWHDAAEAGGDLREQLLDSLRTKPELARLATSPLLCGLICALHRERRGFLPAGRRELYTAALSMLLHDRDVERELRLPRLAEEPQLQLLQRLAYWLIRNGRTEMSRDRATALIADALPAVPAAQALGDAPAVLRRFVERTGLLRAATEDTVEFVHRTFQDYLGARAALDEGSLGVITRHAEDDQWEDVIRMAVAQGRPLERAAIIGDLLVRGSDRAVLLAFAAVEYAAELEPELRDRVRAAARRLVPPKDEDAARALGRIGPLVLDLLPRGEEARRSEAHLSVIAAMETGSETAVGFLAGYCRDPDERVRETLTRGWQRFGTPHYAAEVLARMDPPPRDLVIGSDDGLDALRGFTAPPDLFIRHEVTRGALARFLARQPVSGLTLWSFQGGSDAEFLRGHTSLRRLNINAWSGLRDLAPLHGLPLEDVSLYVDSTVPLGPALAAWPRLRAFQLHAGHGPWSFEDFSPEARPEVLEVDDADPDLAGLGRLTSLRRLWLGHPWRPGGKAAWAQVSALGDLLEIAVHAETLDGLAAYADLPSLRSVMVYDDDKEWDAGLEERVLRRFPQARLESVPQMYDI from the coding sequence GTGGACGCATCCGTGATGGGGATCCGGCTGGCCTCGGGGGTCGTGACCCCCCTCGTGAAGAAGCTCCTGCGCGGGGAGGGTGCCGGCGCCGACCTCGTGGACCGGCCCGTGCGGATCTCCTCCTACGTCTCCCTGCGCGAGCATCGCACCCTGTCCCGCGACGACCTGCGCGCGCTCGCCGACAAGCTGGTCGACCGCGCCCTGCGGGCCCCCGGCGAGCGGCCGCTGCCGCCGGGCGAGGAGGCGGGCGTCGCGGCCGCGCTGGCCGCCACCCTCCACGCGCTCGGGGACCTCGCCATGGAGGACGTCCAGGCGGTCGAGATGGGCCCGGCCGCCTTCGCCGCCGCACTGCGCCGGGCCGCGCCCGCGACCGGCCTGGGGCGGGACGCCGAGCTCTTCCACGACCGGCTGCTCGAGCTCACCTGCCTGCACGTCCTGCACTTCTTCACCACCCGCTCCACCTACATCCCGCGCGCGCTGGTCGAGCAGGCCCGCCGCCAGGCCGAGCTGATCGCCAAGATGGACGAGCTGCTGTCCCGGACCACCCGCGAGGACGCCAGGGACCCGGGGTTCGAGACCAGGTACCTGGCGTACCTCGCCCAACGGCACAGCAGCCTGACGATCTTCGGCATCGAGCTGCCCCCGGGCTCGGCGCGCTGGCCGCTGGACACGGCGTACGTGAGCCTGGAGGTGGCCTCCCTGCCCCGGCAGCGCGGCGGCGCCGAGGGCCCTGACGCCGGCGCCCCCAGGGCCCGCACCCCCGGCACCGCCGAAGAGGCGCTGGCCCGCGAGCCCCGCGTGCTCCTGCGCGGCGAGGCCGGCTCCGGCAAGACCACGCTGATCCAGCGGCTGACCGTCTCCACCGCCCGGGAGGCGGCCGAGGGCGGCCCCGTCCCGTACGTCCTGCCCCTGCGCAGCCTGACCCGCTACGGGGAGCGGCTGCCCGCCCCCGAGGACTTCCTGGTCGCCACCGCCCTCAAGGGACAGGCCCCCGAGGGGTGGGAGAGCCGGGTCCTGAGCGCGGGACGCGGCCTGATCCTGGTGGACGGCATCGACGAGATCCCGGAGGCCGAGCGGGCCCGCGCCCGCGACTGGCTCTGCGACCTGCTCACCGCCTACCCCGGCAACCGGTGGGTGGTGACCTCCCGCCCCTCGGCCGTCCGGCAGGACTGGCTCGCCGACGAGCAGTTCACCGAGCTGACCCTCGCCCCCATGAACCGGGCCGACGTGGCCGCCTTCGTCACCCGCTGGCACGATGCCGCCGAGGCCGGCGGGGACCTGCGCGAACAGCTGCTGGACTCCCTGCGCACCAAGCCGGAACTGGCCCGGCTCGCCACCAGCCCGCTGCTGTGCGGGCTGATCTGCGCCCTGCACCGCGAGCGCCGGGGCTTCCTGCCGGCGGGCCGCAGGGAGCTGTACACGGCCGCCCTGTCGATGCTGCTGCACGACCGCGACGTGGAGCGGGAGCTGCGCCTGCCCCGGCTGGCGGAGGAGCCCCAGCTCCAGCTCCTGCAGCGGCTCGCGTACTGGCTCATCCGCAACGGCCGCACCGAGATGAGCCGGGACCGGGCCACGGCCCTGATCGCCGACGCGCTGCCCGCCGTACCGGCCGCGCAGGCCCTGGGCGACGCCCCGGCGGTCCTGCGGCGCTTCGTGGAGCGCACCGGCCTGCTGCGGGCCGCTACGGAAGACACCGTCGAGTTCGTCCACCGCACCTTCCAGGACTACCTGGGGGCGCGGGCGGCCCTGGACGAGGGCAGTCTCGGCGTCATCACCCGGCACGCGGAGGACGACCAGTGGGAGGACGTCATCCGCATGGCGGTCGCCCAGGGCCGCCCGCTGGAGCGCGCGGCCATCATCGGCGACCTGCTCGTACGGGGCTCCGACCGGGCCGTGCTGCTGGCCTTCGCGGCCGTGGAGTACGCCGCCGAGCTGGAGCCGGAGCTGCGCGACCGCGTCCGGGCGGCCGCCCGCCGGCTCGTCCCCCCGAAGGACGAGGACGCGGCGCGGGCCCTGGGCCGGATCGGGCCGCTGGTCCTTGACCTGCTGCCCCGCGGTGAGGAGGCCCGGCGCAGCGAGGCCCACCTGTCGGTGATCGCGGCCATGGAGACGGGGTCCGAGACGGCCGTCGGCTTCCTCGCCGGCTACTGCCGCGACCCCGACGAGCGGGTCCGCGAGACGCTGACCCGCGGGTGGCAGCGGTTCGGCACCCCCCACTACGCGGCCGAGGTGCTCGCGCGCATGGACCCGCCGCCCCGCGACCTCGTCATCGGCTCCGACGACGGGCTCGACGCGCTGCGCGGCTTCACCGCCCCGCCCGACCTGTTCATCCGCCACGAGGTGACCCGCGGCGCCCTGGCCCGCTTCCTGGCCCGCCAGCCGGTGTCGGGCCTGACCCTGTGGAGCTTCCAGGGCGGGAGCGACGCGGAGTTCCTGCGCGGCCACACCTCGCTGCGACGGCTCAACATCAACGCCTGGTCCGGACTGCGGGACCTGGCCCCGCTGCACGGACTGCCCCTGGAGGACGTGTCGCTCTACGTGGACAGCACCGTCCCCCTCGGCCCGGCCCTCGCGGCCTGGCCCCGGCTGCGCGCCTTCCAGCTGCACGCGGGGCACGGTCCGTGGTCCTTCGAGGACTTCTCCCCCGAAGCCCGCCCCGAGGTGCTCGAGGTGGACGACGCGGATCCGGACCTGGCCGGCCTGGGGCGGCTCACGAGCCTGCGGCGGCTGTGGCTCGGCCACCCCTGGCGCCCCGGCGGAAAGGCCGCCTGGGCCCAGGTCTCGGCGCTGGGCGACCTGCTGGAGATCGCCGTGCACGCCGAGACGCTGGACGGCCTCGCCGCGTACGCGGACCTGCCCTCGCTCAGGAGCGTCATGGTCTACGACGACGACAAGGAGTGGGACGCGGGCCTGGAGGAGCGGGTGCTGCGCCGCTTCCCGCAGGCGCGGCTGGAGAGCGTGCCGCAGATGTACGACATCTGA